The sequence CAGCGCCCCTTGCGCGCCGCCCTGGTTGATGATATGATTACGCTCAGAAAAACGAATACTGCAAGCGCGACGAACAGGAACACAGATGCCAGCATGGGGCCGTTCCAGAGAGCGAAGCAGGGTGGAAGCTTCGCGCGGTCTTTGGCATCCATTCACCTGGGAGCTGCATAGCTGAACCCGGTTCTATCCGGCAGTAGGCCACGCTGGTTACTCTCACCATTATCCGAGAGCCAGATCCGTCTAGAGGCGCGTCTGTTCATGCGCTCTGGATGTTGTCTGAGTGAGTGAGCAGCGACGCGCTGCTAATATGGGTGGTACCACGAGTCCACGCCTCGTCCCATAAGAGGCGTGGACTCTTTTGTCTTCTGAAAGCGAGGTACACCCATGAATCAGCAGCGCATCCAGGCCATGACCAGGCAAGACGAGCAGGCGTCCGTCAGCCTGCGCGAGCAGCACGCGCTCTTACTGCGCCTGAAAGACCTGCGCCGCCAGGGCCAGCACGACGAGGCGCGAAAGCTCGCGCGCTATCTCGAACTGCTGGACCAGGCCGATGACTGGTCCATGCGCTACAGCGCCTAAAAGCTGACTGATGTGATATGCTCTCTCTATCCTAAAACGAACTGGAGGACGCTAGAAGCGCCGGTATGAGCAAAGCACAGCTACTCAACGATCTCAAGGACGAAATTGCCCGCTGGGAAGCGCTGCTGGACGACATTGGCGAAGCGCGTATGACCCGGCCAGACGTCGCCGGAGGGTGGTCGGTCAAGGACATCGTGGCGCACCTGACGGGCTGGCGGAGCCGGACAGTGAGGCGCTTTCAGGCGGCCCTGCGGCATGAGTCATCTCCACCGCCACCCTGGCCGCCGCATTTACAGACAGACGACGAGATCAACGCCTGGATTTACGCATCCAACCGGGATCGCCCGGTAGCCGACGTACTCCAGGAGTCGCGCGCCGTCTTTCAGCAGTTGGTAGACATCCTCAGCGCGTTTCCCGAAGCCGAACTGCTGGACCCCAACCGCTTCGATTGGATTGGCGGCGAGCCGCTCACTGGAGCAGCCTTCTTCGCCCATTTTCACGAGGAACATGAGCTGGACATGCGCGCCTGGCTGGACAAGATCAGGCAGGAGGAGAGCCAAAGGGGCTAAAACGCAAACAATTCAGCAACGGGCATCGTGAAGCCAGGGACGACCTCCAGGCCATCAAGCCGATCATGCGCGCTGAGCGTGCGCATCGGCTCATCAGCCTGCCAGACCTCTACCGTCTGGCTTTCCGGCCAGATCACCCACATCAGGCGCACACCAGCGGCCAGCCACCGCTGTGCCTTGTCGGTGGCTTCTTTACGGGTTTGGGAAGGGGAAATGACCTCTACGGCCAGATCGGGCGCCAGGCGAGGGTAGATGCCCAGGCGGCGCGCTTCCCGCACGATGGATACCCGCTCTGTTGCCACAAAGGCCAGATCAGGCGCCCAGGCCGTTTCACCTTCAGCGCCAGGGTTGCTAATATCGTAGCCCTCCTGGCTATAGGTTAAGCGGCCTAGCTCACGGTCATGCACATAGGGAGAGAGGCGCCGAGAAAGATTATCAATAATCCAGCCGTGCGCATGATCCTTCACCATCGGCATACGAATTACTCTCCCATCGGTCAGTTCTGTGTGCCAGCCCGGCTCATCTGGCAAGCGGGCGTATTCTTCGGCGCTGGTAAGAGCGCCTGGCTCAATGGTGATAGTGTAGCGGCCCATGTGCGCCCCCTCTCTGCTGGGTAACGACCTCTCTCTAGACATTCTAGCACAGGCCAGGCCAGCCGGAAAAGCGGCAGGGAAACGTTCCCCTACTTCTATTTGATGCGATACCCACCCTCGACGTGGTTGAAAATCCAGGAGACGACCTCGCCAATCGCCAGATCGTCACAGGCTTCCCAGGTGGCGTCGTCGGTGAACTGGCGGGTGAAGTGCGAGCCGCTGCCGGGGTGGGCAGCCTCGCGGCTGATCTGCTCGCGCAACTGACGCAGCCAGCCCTGCCAGCGTTCCATCTCGGCTGGGCGCAGGTCTACCCAGCCTTCGTGCGCCCAACGCTCCAGCCGGGCGGGCGTCAGTTCCGCTTTAGCGCCCGGCACCGCCACCTGCGTGCCGCAGAGCAGCGTCCCGCCATCAGCGAGCAAAATGGGGATGCGCACCGAAATCATGCGGATGCGCGCTTCTTCTGACGTGCGCACGAACGCTTCCAGCCGCTCGCTCAGTGCCTGGGGCGTGCTGGCGACGACGGCGCTCATGCCACCATAACATTGCTTCAAGAGCCAGCCCTCAAAGAGCAGCTTGGAAAGGCGCGGCGGCCCCAGCATCTCAAAGGCCACGCTGGGCGCGTGGTGCTGTCTGCTCAGGCGGTCCATATGCGCCAGCACCCGGCTGCGCGCCTTGCCCGCGCGATACGTCGGGCCGAGGACAGCCCCATCCAGCGCGGCGACAACATCATGGCCGGTATTGCCGCCGTGAATCTCGTGCAAGACCAACTGCGCCACGTCCTCCGCCGTCACAAACTCCATTTGCTGGTTCGCGGTAATCGCGGCAAACTCTTCGCGCGAAAAGAGGCCATTTTCGCCGGTATCAACGTACACATCCTCCAGCGGCTTTTCGATGGGCTGCCAACCATGATGCATATCGAGATCGAAGGCGCGGCCCATCTCCAGGCGCATACCGCCCTCTGGCGGGCAATCTTGCTGGGGGATCGGGCGATTGCGCCGGATGATCGGGCCGACATCCACGCGGCCCCAGGCGATGGCCGCCGCTGGTTTCACCTCTTTGATAATGGGCGCGTCGGGCGTGCGGCCCATCAGGAACAGCAGCATGGTATGCGCGCCCGCCACCGCCGACTTGGAGAGCAGCATCCGCGAAGGGCGCTCCTCGCCATGCGTGTAGGGGATATTGAAGCCCATGCCGCCTGTACCCGTCGTGCCGACCTTCAGATAGATTTCAGCGCCCTGCTGGTACGTCGAGCGCCGGGGATTGCGGCGAATGGCGGCAAAAAGAATCTGCACATGGCGCACCAGCCCGGGAATATAGAGCGTCGTCAGATGCTTTTCGGCAGCGTCGCGCGCCAGCTTCTGCCAATCGTCGCGGCTGCCCTGTGGGGCATCCCGTCCGGCGGCAAGCGTGGCGCGCAGTTCCGCCGCGCTCTCGTAGACGTTCAGATAGGCGAAGGCTGTCGCGGTATTGATGCAATCAATCAGAATGTGCGGCTGATGCCGCAAGATCATCCGATAGAGCATCGAGTGAGAGAGGATGGCTGCATCTTCGTCCAGAGAAAGCTCGCCAAACATATCGTCGAGATAAGTCTGGCGAAGCGCGGGGTCGGCGCGGATTTGATCGGGGCTGAAATCTTTCAACGATTCGCGGACAAAGATATTGCCCCACTCGGCCTCAATGGCCGTATCAGGAAACTCCTGGCGCAGCGCGCGCAGAGTCTGTTCTTCACGCTCATTGTGCAGCGAGGACACGATCAGTCGGGCTGGCCGCTCTGCCAGCGCCAGGCGAGAGATGGCGCTGCCCGCCAATCCAAACCCGCCAAAGATGAGTACCGTTTTGCCCTGGATAACCGCCATTGCTTATCCTCCCTTGTGTCGGCCTGACAGAAGGGTAGCATAGCCAGGCGTTCCATGTCAACGAGGCGCTAATGGCGGGTTCTACCAAAAAGCGGGGGCCACCTGTAGCGCCGCCTCCCTTCTGGAAGGGCCGCTTGCCTCGGCTGGGCCTCGGCAGTCTCGCTCCCGTTGGTCGCTCGCGCGTCCCTTCCAGGCGGCCAACGCTGCGCCAGGGCGAGCGTGCGCCCTCCAGGCCAGCGGACCAGCAGGCCACCGTTGGCCGCCGAGACGGCGGCGCTACCAGCGGCAACCCCCGATCATTGGTGGAACCCTAATGGCGCTGGCGGTAGAAACGGCCAGCAGGCGTTTACAGCGCCCTGTACCCGGCCCGCCAGATGTTGACGGCTATCCGCCACGTCGCTATAATCGAAATACTGATGCTTCCCTTCTCTCAGGGTAGCCCTTGCGCAACGCAGCAGCAGGCGTCAGCGCCATCGCTGGCGCATCCACAGGAGGCAGCAATGACAACCGCCGGACAGGCAGCCAATGGACATGACCGAAGCACGCTGCAATGGAGCTATGTGAGTGGAGCCAGCCAGACTCCGCTGCTTGGCCTGACCATTGGCGACGCATTCGATCAGACCGTCAGCCGTTTTTCAGACCGCGAGGCCCTGGTTTCGCGCCACCAGCATCTGCGCTACACCTACGCCGACCTGCGCCGCGAGGTGGACCAGTGTGCGCGTGGACTGATGGCGCTCGGCATCCAGAAGGGGCAGCGCGTGGGCATCTGGGCGCCCAACGTCGCCGAATGGTGTATCACCCAATTTGCCACTGCTAAGATTGGCGCAATTCTCGTCAATATCAATCCTGCCTACCGGCTGAATGAATTGGAATACGCGCTCAATCAATCAACCTGCACCGCACTG comes from Ktedonobacterales bacterium and encodes:
- a CDS encoding ClbS/DfsB family four-helix bundle protein, which translates into the protein MSKAQLLNDLKDEIARWEALLDDIGEARMTRPDVAGGWSVKDIVAHLTGWRSRTVRRFQAALRHESSPPPPWPPHLQTDDEINAWIYASNRDRPVADVLQESRAVFQQLVDILSAFPEAELLDPNRFDWIGGEPLTGAAFFAHFHEEHELDMRAWLDKIRQEESQRG
- a CDS encoding Uma2 family endonuclease; translated protein: MGRYTITIEPGALTSAEEYARLPDEPGWHTELTDGRVIRMPMVKDHAHGWIIDNLSRRLSPYVHDRELGRLTYSQEGYDISNPGAEGETAWAPDLAFVATERVSIVREARRLGIYPRLAPDLAVEVISPSQTRKEATDKAQRWLAAGVRLMWVIWPESQTVEVWQADEPMRTLSAHDRLDGLEVVPGFTMPVAELFAF